One stretch of Astatotilapia calliptera chromosome 3, fAstCal1.2, whole genome shotgun sequence DNA includes these proteins:
- the LOC113019127 gene encoding snaclec agglucetin subunit beta-2-like, whose amino-acid sequence MYANGFWNDAPCGVNKAYVCYETHQDGSKKNVHYLQGQTWPSSQNFCRQKHTDLACVHSEEGNVAINTLTYRVWMGLFKDSWVWSDGTKTSFRYWKRSGSYSGNCVTVEGSQTGLWIPADCNQKATSMCQGVVK is encoded by the exons ATGTATGCTAATGGCTTCTGGAATGACGCACCATGTGGTGTAAACAAAGCTTATGTGTGTTACGAAA cTCACCAGGATGGCAGCAAGAAGAATGTGCATTACTTACAGGGACAAACCTGGCCGAGCAGTCAGAATTTCTGCAGACAGAAGCACACTGATCTGGCATGTGTGCATTCAGAAGAGGGAAATGTAGCGATTAATACACTAACCTACAGAGTGTGGATGGGTCTGTTTAAAGATTCCTGGGTCTGGTCAGATGGAACAAAGACCTCATTCAGGTACTGGAAAAGAAGTGGAAGTTATAGTGGAAACTGTGTTACTGTGGAAGGGTCACAGACGGGACTCTGGATACCAGCTGACTGTAACCAGAAAGCAACATCCATGTGTCAAGGAG ttgtcaaatag